TTGTCGTGCTTGGGCGGCTGACACATTTTGATGTCGCACAATCGCCTCTGTTAGCTGAAACCCAATGTTATAAACTGGATTGAGCGAACTCATCGGTTCTTGAAAAATCATGGCGATGTCGCCACCCCGGTGTAACTGCATTTGCTCAGGAGGCAATTTTACCAAATCGATGGGGTCGCCATTCTCCTGCGGACGAAACCAGATTTCACCGCCAGTAACTATACCGGGAGTCTGCAACAAACCCATCACAGCTAGGGCTGTCACCGACTTACCACTCCCCGATTCTCCTACTATTCCTAGAGTTTCACCTCGATGCAGCCCAAAGGAAATACCATCCAAAGCTCTGACAGTATTGCCATCACCGGGAAATTCAACTTGGAGATTGCGAACCTCTAGGACAGTTTCTCTCATAGGAGTTGGGTAGGAATTCTAACTTAAAATTATTTGGATTTTAACAATAGTTTTGATGTATATGTAAGTAAATTTGGTTTTTACACTCATTGGCGGTTTCTCACATACTTCCACAATATACACGCATTTGCAATGTAGAACTGCTTGCGATCTCTGCAAACTGCGATCGGTTCTTGCTATCCTCGCTTTTCAGAGTTCCAGTCTTTACATAACAGCATAAGCACAGAAAGTTGCCACCACGAACAAAACAGCCAGGAGAGCAAATCCGTAAATTGCTTAAGGAGCGTCGCCAGTCTGCAATGTTAAGTCATGCTTTTGCAGTGCTTGTTCTCGTTTTTCGGATTTGACATCTCCAGTGAGCATTGCCATAGAACAGCAGTATTTTATAAATCGTCATTAATTTTATCTTGCACCACCATCTTCTTGCCAAAATCAAAGTCTAAAAACATGATTATTGTATAGGGTGGGCAATGCCCACTCTACCTGATCAACAATAGTGCAAGATGTTAGTTATTCTAGCTAATTTTCTGAGTCGGATTTGTTGGCCTTAGTGGAGTCGGAACGCCCACCTAACAAACCGAAAATAGCTCCAGTTCCCATCAGCCAAGTGTTTTGTGTAGTTCCAAACATTCCTTTTTGGGGTTTAGTAGGCGTGGGTTGGCTGGCAAGCCAGAGAGATGTACCACCTGACAGGAGAGTAATACCAACAACTGTTAGAAAGATAAGCTTGAAGCTAGTAGGTTTCATAATTACAATTACTTCGTTAAACTTTGACTATCTTCAGTTTCCTACTCAGATGTCCGTTACTCTGACTGAGGTTGTCCGCGTATCTGTCCGACTTTGCAACTGAGTTCGTATTTCTTACAACAATCGTGATAAAAATTCTGACATTGATGATTTAGTTACAAAAGTCAGAAGGAAGAGACGGAGTAGCATCCAAAAGTTGTACGGCACTATGCGCGTGCTGGATATGGATCAACCTATTGGGTTAGAAGAGGTATATACAAATGTTAATATCCTTGAAAGAATTATTAGCCGTCGTCGTCTAGGTCTTTCAGACTTGCAACAGAATTGTAATCAAGTTAATTTTGATCGATTTGGTCTTGGAAGGATATCTGAAAAACGGGTAATTGGCACTAAAGCTGTAGAAAAATATTCAAAATTAGTAGTTTTAGGTAAGCCAGGAGCAGGTAAAACCACTTTTTTGAAATATTTAATAATTCGATGCAATTTAGGTGATTTTCAAGCTGATAAAGTTCCTATTTTTATTACTTTAAAAGATTTTACTGAAACGGATCAACTATCGGTAAAGCTTGGTGCTGAGAACTCTAAAGAATACCCAAGTTTATTAGATTATATTTTTTTACAATTTGCCAAAAATAATGTTACTTCTGATCAGGTAGAAAACATATTAACCCAAGGTAGAGGATTGATATTACTTGATGGATTAGATGAAGTTAGAGAGGAAGATTCTAGTAGAATTATCAAACAGATTAAAGATTTTTCTGAGCAATTCAATACTAATTGGTTTGTTATAACTTGCCGTATTGGAGCAAAAGAATATGTATTTGAACATTTTACAGAAGTAGAATTTGCAGATTTTGATATAAATCAAATATGTACTTTTGCAAAAAAGTGGTTCCAAATTAAAGATGTAATTAAAGTTGATAAGTTTATTCAAAAACTGAAAGGAAATGAACCAATACAAGAATTAGCAACTAGTCCTCTCTTGCTGACATTACTATGTTTAGTTTTTGGGGAAAAAGCAGATTTTCCTTCTAATCGTTCAGAACTTTATAAAGAGGGTTTAGATATTCTTTTGAAAAAATGGGATGCAAAACGTAATATTGAACGGGATAAAATATATGAGCAATTATCCTTGCAGCGTAAAGAAGACCTACTCTATAGAGAATGATGAAGATTTACAAAACTTTTTAAACTGGATAATCAAATTATAGATTTTGCTAAACAGCTTGCTACAGACTTAATTTTTGAAGAAACAATAACAATTAGCCTTGAGAATCTTCGAGAACTTATTGTAGAACTAGATTTTGATTTTGGTTCTACTATTAATCCAGATCGAACACTTGCCTTTGCAATCGATAATGATCTCACTGTTAACAGGAATGGAGAACTTGCTATTCAAGAATTTAATGAAATTCATGATTTGGATAATATGACTTCCATTGAGGCAATTGAAGATGAATTTGGTTTGCTTGAAGACATTAGTTCCAATATTTTAGAAATTGAGACTGAAAATACTGAATATATGGCTGATATAGAAGAACTTGAAGCAAAACGTGCAATTTTAAAAAAACAAGTTCAAGACATTGAAAAAGAACGATTAAAAGCCGAAGAAGATGAAATTGATGAAATTAAAGATACATTAGAAGAAATTAATGATGAACTTGAAGGAATAAATGAGAAGATAGATTCTGACAAAGAAGAGATTGAGGAATTAAAAGAAAAGTTACAATTTTTACTAGATAAAGCCAATATTGATATAGGATATATAACAATTGAAGATGAAAGCATTTTTGAAGAGATACGCTCAGAAATTGAATTAAAGCTTCAAACTCTTGACAAGCGCCTTAGTGAACTCAGAAAACAAGAATCTCAACAGGAGTTCGATTCTAACTTATCTCTTAATAGTTTACTGTCTAATTTATTATTAGAAGTTAAAGCACAATTGCCCGATCCAGGTATTTTTGGAATATCGTTTGAAAACTGGTGGTTGGAGAAAGGGCCAGATTGGGCTGAAAAATTAAGAAATCTGGTATGTAAATTAATCATTGATTTCCGTAACTTGGGATATGATTGGCAATTCAATAATCAACAAATGAAACTATTAAATCAATATTATGATGGGAATAAGTTATTAGTCGATTGTCTTAATAGCGATTGTTATATGAGTCGCCCAATTCGTGAGAAAGTTGAGGGAACCTTACTATTACCTATTGCTGAAATTGAGCAAAGTCACTCTTATAGAAAAGTTTAGTTTATAAATGATAAATGTAAACATAGGAAATTTTAAATGATTTATAATATACTGATGTTTGATTTTAGACTAAAATCAAACATACAATCCAAAATCAAAAATTCTCAGTTTAAGTTAACTTAAATAACCTGCTAATACTAAGAATTATTGGCAGTAAATCCTTAAACCCATCCCCTCTCTTGATAGACATCTCCAAATCCAGCATCATAGTCAATGCCTTAGCTAATAGCGATCGCTAATCCCTGCTTCTACCCTCCAGAAACATTTGCCCTTACTGCGGGTGTATTATATCATATTCTTGCCAAAATTGACCAAATGTAAGAAGCTGAGGCTTTGGATTTAGAGATTAAAATAGAGTTAGTAAAGGTAGGATTTACTTGATTAGGAGGTTCTATGATGACTTTACAAGAAATTATTAATTCTATTGAAAGTTTGCCCACAGAAGATCGAGAGTATTTATTTGAGTTTCTTCGCCAGCAACGAATTGAGAATCGGCGGGTTGAAATTTTGGCTAATGCTCAGGAAGTAATGCAGGCTTTTAAGGATGGGACAGCTTATAGGGGAAGCGTTGATGATTTGATCGCTGATTTACTCGGAGATGATGATGGAAGTTGTCTGGAGTAGCGGATTTAAGCGCTCTTTTAGGAAGATTACAAAGAAAAACCCGCAATTAAAGAATCAAATTGTTAATGTATTAAGGCTTTTGGCAGATGATCCATTTACACCGTCTTTGAAGTCTCATAAGTTAACAGGACATTTAGCGGGTTTGTGGTCTTGTTCTGTTGCTTATGATTGTAGAATTATCTTTAATTTCTCTGAGGATGATAAGTTGTTAGAAATGGTTATTTTATTGATTGATATTGGCAGCCATGATGAAGTTTATTAAATTGTAAGATAGAGGCTGAAGCTTGGGATTTAGAAATTAAAATTCTTGATCCCTAACTGCTCGATAGTTAAACTAAGTGATGTCTCATAACTAGATGCAAAGCGTCAACGCAAACAAAAAAAATAGCACATCCTAAAGGATGGCTATTTGTAAAAATTGTCTAATCGTAATGTTAGTTAGCAAATTGAATACACACTCAATTACCAACTTTAGAAGGGGATATCATCTGGATCTGGTTCTTGCTCTTTCACTGCTGGATAAGTGGTTCGCTCATAATTTGTGGGTTGGGGTACGGGTTCGTAAGTTTTCGCTTGGGGAGCAACGCCAACAGGATTTGTAGCTGGGGTAGGCGCTGGAAGTGTTGACTCATAACTGGGAACGTCTTTTTGGGCAGGACGAGATGCTGGAGATGGTTGTCGTGGAGCAGTTTCAGTGAATGATGGAGTTACGGTTGCTGAGGGCGATGGATCGGTATTAAAACTACCTCCAACAGATTGAATTTGTTGCACCGTCAATTCAGCGCGTTTTTCTTTAAAACCTTCTTGACGCTCAACAGTATTCATAGTTAAACGTCCTACCAAGATGACGCGATCGCCTTGGTGGTAATTTTGCTGAATTTCTGTCGCTAAATTCCCCCAGCCGACAACTTTCAGCGTGGCTGGCGGATCTTCTGGTTTCTGGGAATTGGGAAACTGCACTAGCATTTCCGTGACTCCCAAATTATCCGCTGTATAACGGAGTTGCGGCTCGTTAATAATTTCCGCCATTAAGACGCAGCTGTTCATTAAAATTACTCCTGACTGCAAAAAGTACTGATTGAAAAAGAGGGGTTTTTCTATGTAGTGCCAATTAATATCTAGATAGGTTTAATTGTTTGCATTTTTTAATAATGTTTGAACAAATTTTCTAACAGAATTCAGGAGTCAGAATTCAGGAGTCAGAAGAACACTTGATGAATGAATATACCAATCATACTAAACTGCTTATCAATTCTGACTTTTGACTCACCTCGGCTACGCTCGGCGACCACCTGGGTGCTGAATTCTTTTTAGTTATTTCTAGCATAAAAGCCAAGCGATTGCTTTGAACAGCATTGAATATACCGTTCGCCACCCTCGCTTGACTAAATTGAGCATTCAATTCTGCATAGAGTAGTATGATTGTACCACTCATTGATTAAATAGAAAAAATTCTTGCCAAAAATTAAGCCTTGACGTGAACTGGAAAAACACCCAAGGCGATCAACCTGGCTGGAAGGCTGCGCAAGACGGGTAAGCGCAAAAACGCAGGTGGTACAAAGGTGCGATTTGAGGTGATAACCGGGGCCAATACCCGCTTTTGGATCAAAGTTTGAAACGCCTGAATGATGCGTGTAGGCAACTCGCGTTGACGTTGTACTTTTGCTAAGTCGCTAAGTTGTACTTGTAGGGATAATGGGTTTTCAGATGACTAAAATCTGCGAATGTGACAGTATCTTGAGGAGTTTGAATACTAATTTGGCGCATTTTGGTATGGGGGAGTTTTAGCAAGCGATCGCTAAGTCCCAATTCCTCCATAATTTCCATCACTGATGGATGAATCGTATCGCCGCGAAAATCGCGATCGAAGTCTTTATGTGCTTCCAGCAGCATCACAGAAATGCCTTGACGCGCTAACAACAGCGCCAATACTGCTCCTGCTGGTCCCCCACCCACAATGCAACAATCTGTGGTTTGTCGGTCTACAATGTCATGGACAGGATTAACGCTTGGGTCTTGGGAAAGATTTTTAGGTACATCGGTAGTCATAACAACACCTCCTGATAGCCCTAAAATTCAGGACAGTTTGCTTTTGATAGTGCAAGCTGTTTTTTTAACTTTTCGTATTTACCCTGAAGGTGTATTATGATGGGCGCTAAACTGTCATTGGTCATTAGTCATTAGTCATTAGTCCAAATCCAATGCCCAATGACGCCACTTGCTCCACTTGGGGAAACCCCAAGACCGCAGTGGCTCCCCCATGCCCAATGCCCAATCCCCAATGACAATAATTAGTTGTGTCTCAAGTTGTTTTAGAAAACGTTTATAAAAGTTTTTCCCCGCGTAAAGGGGAAAGTGTTACCTCACAAACGCAATCTCCCCTCACATCTGGGGAGAATGATGCAGCGCAGGAACGTGCGGGAAGTGTCAATGTCTTGCGGCGGATTAACCTGACGATCGCAGATGGTGAGTTTATGGTGCTGGTAGGCCCTTCTGGTTGTGGTAAAAGCACTCTACTGCGACTAATCGTACGGCTTAGAAGTGATGACTGGCGGTAATATCTGGATAGGCGATCGCTTAATCAATGACTTACCACCCAAGGAACGCGACATCGCAATGGTGTTTCAAAATTACGCCCTCTATCCTCACATGACGGTGTATGACAACATCGCTTTTGGGCTGCGGCGTAGGGGAAGCAGGGGAGCAGAGGAGCATACTTCGACTGCGCTCATTAACCAGAGGAGCAGAGGAGAAAATACTCCCTATCTTCGGACGTGGGCGGAAAATCTTTTTGGGGGGGCGACAAGAAAGTTACCTAAAGGATTGCGCTACACTTCTGACAAAGAACGGGCGGTAGATCAGCAGGTGCGTAGTGTTGCCCAACTGTTGCAAATCGAAACCTTGTTGAATCGCTTACCCAAACAGCTATCTGGGGGACAAAGACAACGGGTTGCATTGGGACGAGCGATCGCACGTGACCCCCAAGTATTCTTAATGGATGAACCGCTTTCTAACTTAGATGCCAAACTGCGGGCGGAAACCCGCGCCCAAATTGTGAAATTGCAGCGCCAATTGGGGACAACGACAATTTACGTTACCCACGATCAAACAGAAGCGATGACAATGGGCGATCGCATTGCAATTATGTCTGAGGGTAAAATTCAGCAAGTTGCTTCTCCCTTAGAACTTTACAACCGTCCTGCTAATCTTTTTGTAGCAGAATTCATTGGTTCACCACCGATGAATTTTATTCCTGTAGAATTTCATGCCCCGCAGTTGATTACTCATTCCCAGTTGCGTTTCACTCTGCCAGAAATTTGGGGAAAAGCTTTACAAAAATATGATGGGAAAACTCTAATTTTAGGTATTCGTCCAGAACACTTAAACTTGAGTATGCCTGCTACCAAAAATCTACCAGTGCAAGTGGATTTGGTAGAGAATCTCGGCAACGATTCTTTTCTCGCTGTTAAGATTGCCGAACCTGGTTCTCAACCTGCTACTACAGCCAATTCCCTACAAGTGCGAATACCACCAGACCGATTTGTACAACCTGGCGAGCAACTTTGGTTATCTCTAACTCCAGAGAAAATTCACTTTTTTGACCCGGAAACTGAGTTAGCGATATTTCCCTAGAATCAATCTAAAATCTAAAATCTAAAATCCAAAATTGTGTCACCTATTCCNCCATAATGTGTACCTGCAACTTTCCCTCGAAACACAATGTAATTGTAGATGTTGTAGAACAACATAATGGGAATCAGAAATCCAATGAAGATAATCATAAACACTAACGCGCTAGGTGCTGCGGCTGCCTGATAAATTGTGATACCTGGAGGAATAATATAGGGAAAAACAACTAATCCTAACCCAACAAAGCTAAGTAGAAAAAGCAGTACTGTCCAAACGAGGGGAGTAGTTTCTGCTTTGCGGTTCAGGCTTTGAATCAATAACCAAATCAGCAGCACACCTAACACTGGAATGATTGAAAATAGATACACTTCTGGCTGATGAAATAACTTTGCCCTGGCATTTTCATACACAACAGGGGTGGCGATCGTGATCAAGATTGCACCTAAAAGCGTTGTCCAGGCAGCGAGTTTGGCTGTGCGGTAATGGGACGCTTGTAGTTCTCCCTCAGTTTTTAAGATGAGATAGGTGGAGCCAATCAATACATAACCCTGGATTAATGTCAAGGCAACCAGGAGCGATCGCCAATCGAACCAATCCCACATACCGCCGATAAAGTGACCCGCTGCATCCACCTTGATGCCTTCCAAAATCGTGCCCAAGGCGAATCCTTGAAATAGCGCCGCCATGAAACTACCGACTCCAAACGCTACATTCCAAAACACTTTGTTTGTAGAATGCTCTCGAAATTCAAAGGCCACAGCCCGAAAAATCAAGCCAAAGATCATCCCAAAAATAGGAATGTAGAGCGCATTTAAAATAGTGCCATAAGCCAGAGGAAATGCCCCAAACAACGCACCCCCCATCAACACCAACCAGGTTTCATTGGCATCCCAAACATTACCCAAACTCGTCATTAAGATGTCGCGTCGGTCGTCATTGGAACTTGTTAGTGATAGGATGCCTACGCCTAGATCAAACCCGTCTAACATGACGTAGAGAAATAAAAACAGAGCTAAAATGACAAACCAAACCTGCGCTAAAAAGTGTTCCAGATTCTCCATACAGTTACCTATTGATTTACCATACTCAGCACTCTTCATTACGAATTACGAATTGCGAATTACGAATTACGAATTACGAATTGCGAATTGATTTCATTGCTCTGCTTCTACAGGACGTTGATCTGGAACAAATTCAGCCGGAGTAGTTTCTGCGACAGGTTCGGTGTCAACGCCTGGAACCGGAAGTTCCAGATTCGGGCCTTGACGAATGATGCGACTACCAAAGAATAAAGCACAAATAAACAGGGTTGTATAAATTCCAGTAAAAATGATCAAGGATGTTAACACCTCACTAGCAGGTAGGTGAGAAACTCCGTCTGCGGTGCGAATTTGCCCATAAAGCACCCAAGGTTGCCGCCCAACACAACGCACAATCCAGCCTGATTCGACGGCGATGTAGCCCAATGGAGCCGCCAAAATCCAGATTCGCAGTAGCCATTTCTGCGAGGCGATCGCTTCTGGTGAGAGTTTTCCCCGCAACCACTGAATCACACTGAGTCCCATCAATCCAGCCAAGAAGAAGCCAATGCCGCTCATAATACGGAAAGAATAATAAATCAAACCCACCATCCGGGGGCGATCTTCAGGCTTCCAATGTTTCAGTCCAAGAACGGGTTTAGAGAGGTTCTTTTTAAATTCCAAAATATAGCCTAAGCCGTTGGGAATTGAGATTTCCCAATCATTTTGCTCAGTCTGATTATTGGGTAATGCCACCACACTCCAAGGCGCGGGCTGTCCGGCTGGAGAGGTTTCCCACTTGGCCTCCATCGCCGCGAGTTTGGTAGGTTGATAATCAGCTACTTGTTCGGCGCTGAGGTGTCCGACATAGATTTGTAATGGGGTGACTGCGATCGCAGTTGCTAAGACAATTTTAAGCGATCGCGCAAAGAAAGCCTGATGACGTTTGTTGAGAATATACCAAGCGCTAATTCCCCCAATCACAAACAGCGAAGTTTCCAGCGTCGCCAAAAACATGTGCGAGACACTGTTGAGCATGAAGGGATTTAAAATTGCCTGAAAGTAATCATCCACAACAAACTTCCCATTCACCATTTCTCCGCCAGCAGGAGTCTGTAACCAAGAGTTGGCCGCTAAAATCCAGAAGGTAGATAGGTTTGCGCCAAAGGCAACCATAATCGTGGCGAAATAGTGAATCACTGGGTTGACTCGTTCCCAGCCAAACAGCATAATCCCCAGAAATCCAGCTTCTAGCATGAATGCCATCGAAGCCTCAAA
This portion of the Nostoc sp. GT001 genome encodes:
- a CDS encoding NACHT domain-containing protein translates to MDQPIGLEEVYTNVNILERIISRRRLGLSDLQQNCNQVNFDRFGLGRISEKRVIGTKAVEKYSKLVVLGKPGAGKTTFLKYLIIRCNLGDFQADKVPIFITLKDFTETDQLSVKLGAENSKEYPSLLDYIFLQFAKNNVTSDQVENILTQGRGLILLDGLDEVREEDSSRIIKQIKDFSEQFNTNWFVITCRIGAKEYVFEHFTEVEFADFDINQICTFAKKWFQIKDVIKVDKFIQKLKGNEPIQELATSPLLLTLLCLVFGEKADFPSNRSELYKEGLDILLKKWDAKRNIERDKIYEQLSLQRKEDLLYRE
- a CDS encoding type II toxin-antitoxin system YafQ family toxin, with the translated sequence MEVVWSSGFKRSFRKITKKNPQLKNQIVNVLRLLADDPFTPSLKSHKLTGHLAGLWSCSVAYDCRIIFNFSEDDKLLEMVILLIDIGSHDEVY
- a CDS encoding single-stranded DNA-binding protein, yielding MNSCVLMAEIINEPQLRYTADNLGVTEMLVQFPNSQKPEDPPATLKVVGWGNLATEIQQNYHQGDRVILVGRLTMNTVERQEGFKEKRAELTVQQIQSVGGSFNTDPSPSATVTPSFTETAPRQPSPASRPAQKDVPSYESTLPAPTPATNPVGVAPQAKTYEPVPQPTNYERTTYPAVKEQEPDPDDIPF
- the cydB gene encoding cytochrome d ubiquinol oxidase subunit II — its product is MENLEHFLAQVWFVILALFLFLYVMLDGFDLGVGILSLTSSNDDRRDILMTSLGNVWDANETWLVLMGGALFGAFPLAYGTILNALYIPIFGMIFGLIFRAVAFEFREHSTNKVFWNVAFGVGSFMAALFQGFALGTILEGIKVDAAGHFIGGMWDWFDWRSLLVALTLIQGYVLIGSTYLILKTEGELQASHYRTAKLAAWTTLLGAILITIATPVVYENARAKLFHQPEVYLFSIIPVLGVLLIWLLIQSLNRKAETTPLVWTVLLFLLSFVGLGLVVFPYIIPPGITIYQAAAAPSALVFMIIFIGFLIPIMLFYNIYNYIVFRGKVAGTHYGGIGDTILDFRF
- a CDS encoding cytochrome ubiquinol oxidase subunit I is translated as MDFLSDTVALSRMQFALTAIFHMLWPVLTTGMGIYLVIVEGMWLKTRNPDYYHHARFWAKLYVLNFGIGVASGLPMEFQFGTNWAPFSEAVGDFFGSILGFEASMAFMLEAGFLGIMLFGWERVNPVIHYFATIMVAFGANLSTFWILAANSWLQTPAGGEMVNGKFVVDDYFQAILNPFMLNSVSHMFLATLETSLFVIGGISAWYILNKRHQAFFARSLKIVLATAIAVTPLQIYVGHLSAEQVADYQPTKLAAMEAKWETSPAGQPAPWSVVALPNNQTEQNDWEISIPNGLGYILEFKKNLSKPVLGLKHWKPEDRPRMVGLIYYSFRIMSGIGFFLAGLMGLSVIQWLRGKLSPEAIASQKWLLRIWILAAPLGYIAVESGWIVRCVGRQPWVLYGQIRTADGVSHLPASEVLTSLIIFTGIYTTLFICALFFGSRIIRQGPNLELPVPGVDTEPVAETTPAEFVPDQRPVEAEQ